From Lolium perenne isolate Kyuss_39 chromosome 5, Kyuss_2.0, whole genome shotgun sequence, a single genomic window includes:
- the LOC139831668 gene encoding uncharacterized protein has translation MDETMSVVGEVENVPGIGVHGDESDNSRTGLGNESLSGRENIFVGSRSDNSMSSEHGMEAIINMDDIDNDYERDISDDVELDENSNEEIFGLENVYDYYGESDMENCFYDESVVGKHYVEAKPSNSNESHVDDGDDANLYQACRARGYDRVVHDDKGDDFS, from the exons ATGGATGAGACGATGTCTGTTGTTGGTGAGGTAGAGAATGTTCCTGGAATTGGAGTTCATGGAGATGAGTCAGATAATTCTAGAACGGGGCTTGGTAATGAATCTTTGTCAGGGAGGGAGAATATTTTCGTTGGTTCAAGGTCAGATAATTCCATGAGCTCAGAGCATGGGATGGAAGCAATTATTAAT ATGGACGACATTGACAATGATTATGAGAGAGATATTAGTGATGATGTTGAGTTGGATGAAAACAGCAATGAG GAAATATTTGGACTTGAAAATGTGTATGACTATTATGGTGAATCCGACATGGAGAATTGTTTTTATGATGAGTCAGTAGTTGGCAAACATTATGTGGAAGCAAAGCCGTCGAATAGCAATGAG TCCCatgttgatgatggtgatgacgcgAACCTCTACCAAGCTTGTCGGGCGAGAGGATACGATAGAGTTGTACATGATGATAAAGGAGATGACTTTTCCTAG
- the LOC139831669 gene encoding protein FAR1-RELATED SEQUENCE 11-like has protein sequence MTVKLNEKLGFWYVDSFDDKHSHTLARADETPFLWSHRKIRDHQKAEILAMGAAGIRKHTIMDSMISRSGWYGGVGYVRRDLYNLCGKEKRKLLAKGDAATTIGIMLSRKEKDPSFYFDYDLDEEGRMKRI, from the coding sequence ATGACTGTGAAGCTGAATGAAAAACTTGGTTTCTGGTATGTTGATAGTTTTGATGACAAGCACAGTCATACGTTAGCAAGAGCGGATGAAACACCTTTTCTTTGGTCGCATAGAAAAATCAGAGATCATCAGAAGGCTGAGATCTTAGCTATGGGAGCTGCAGGTATTAGGAAGCACACCATAATGGATTCCATGATTAGCAGAAGTGGATGGTATGGCGGCGTTGGGTACGTCCGACGGGATCTGTACAACCTTTGCGGCAAGGAAAAGAGGAAACTACTTGCGAAGGGTGATGCTGCCACGACCATAGGCATTATGCTCAGCAGAAAGGAGAAGGACCCAAGTTTTTATTtcgactatgacttggatgaagaAGGACGGATGAAGAGAATCTAA
- the LOC127303795 gene encoding uncharacterized protein: MEGSSSTARASAATLVKNTGVAEADVVPGGWSRRGAAASGGGLVLTVADEQEHGLGGEIVPDLNVQPMAEDPLLGETSSVRKRKFEEFDDSEDSGHSYISSEVESGDAVSYNSDASSDNEVPRDGMREGLVSHVKEVHPKDLRDKANHAALRKVLEYYGQD, translated from the exons ATGGAGGGTAGCAGCTCCACTGCGCGGGCGTCCGCCGCTACCTTGGTCAAGAACACCGGCGTGGCGGAGGCAGATGTGGTGCCGGGTGGATGGAGCCGTCGTGGTGCGGCCGCGTCGGGCGGAGGCTTGGTGCTGACGGTGGCGGATGAGCAGGAGCACGGACTCGGCGGCGAGATCGTGCCGGATCTGAATGTGCAGCCAATGGCGGAAGACCCTCTG CTTGGTGAGACCTCCTCTGTCCGCAAGAGGAAGTTTGAGGAGTTTGATGACTCGGAGGACTCTGGCCACTCCTACATTTCCAGCGAGGTCGAGTCCGGGGACGCCGTGTCG TACAACTCAGATGCTTCATCTGATAATGAA GTTCCTAGGGATGGTATGCGTGAAGGACTTGTTAGCCATGTGAAGGAGGTGCACCCGAAGGATCTCCGCGACAAGGCGAACCATGCTGCCCTGAGGAAAGTACTGGAGTACTATGGTCAGGATTGA
- the LOC139831670 gene encoding uncharacterized protein — protein MSPLEGDRAFNPNRPCASNEELNEAAATRRDNFDYENGRGRGNVKIDENITEEYRMMEPVVPDPVAAHQNNAKPASAVPKKKQAPKPIDNGQTEILINRLTGYLDAQLQKMLATIPALCAQRTLEMFNKEGVTYKPAAAPVSGNMEDQEDVNSFRNGPRDKKEFMYKEESDSAGGGDSIRIIDMNLADEVDKLEKKLKEPAKNGTTKNANDAMRTPDKAGGLNGTPAGKPFGDVGSTPDNPFIIENADPVTSDSEIDLDAVSISKFLSKSKEDELAGKRKRTIPKKFQSPYALDRRTKRQVRGSSTKALNFDDKSGADKNAKPDASCDLTAELVDAAIVFLELASRSDQHKKKNVYRSARGDEVNAERLRVVLDEKWLSDDVIDGYIGHLNLRVGDDRFLCPAWRSKYLVDRAIAGDKPKESSKNMDSAMVYFPLNIGNTHWTTVVMHTPKQEFQVLDSLYPLEFTLETVEALRRQIADDMQVANEVTSGNHPDVSKWPILEYDMPQQHDGNSCGLFVMECMEHWDGDRMTAEISQV, from the exons ATGTCACCGCTAGAAGGCGATCGTGCATTTAATCCTAACCGTCCATGCGCCTCTAATGAGGAACTGAATGAAGCAGCTGCCACGCGGAGAGACAATTTTGACTATGAGAATGGTCGAGGTCGTGGTAACGTGAAG ATTGATGAAAATATCACTGAAGAGTATCGGATGATGGAGCCAGTTGTGCCAGATCCTGTGGCTGCTCATCAGAATAACGCCAAGCCCGCGAGTGCTGTTCCAAAAAAGAAACAGGCTCCAAAACCCATTGATAACGGTCAGACGGAAATTCTGATAAATCGTTTAACGGGTTACCTAGATGCACAATTGCAGAAGATGTTGGCTACCATCCCTGCCTTATGTGCTCAG AGAACATTGGAGATGTTTAATAAGGAAGGCGTGACTTACAAACCAGCAGCCGCACCGGTTTCCGGTAACATGGAGGACCAGGAAGATGTCAACTCTTTCCGGAACGGCCCTCGTGATAAAAAAGAGTTCATGTACAAGGAAGAGAGCGATTCAGCAGGAGGTGGAGATTCTATTCGTATCATTGACATGAACCTGGCTGATGAAGTTGATAAATTGGAAAAAAAATTAAAGGAGCCTGCTAAGAATGGTACTACCAAGAATGCAAATGATGCTATGCGCACACCTGACAAGGCTGGTGGACTGAATGGTACTCCAGCAGGAAAGCCATTTGGCGATGTTGGTAGCACACCGGATAATCCGTTCATCATTGAAAATGCTGATCCGGTGACATCAGATTCAGAAATTGATCTCGACGCAGTAAGTATTAGCAAGTTCTTATCTAAATCAAAGGAAGATGAGTTGGCTGGGAAGAGGAAGCGAACAATTCCCAAAAAATTTCAATCTCCCTATGCTCTAGACAGACGCACCAAGCGTCAAGTCCGTGGTTCATCCACAAAAG CTCTGAATTTTGATGATAAATCTGGAGCAGATAAAAATGCAAAACCGGATGCATCATGCGATTTGACGGCTGAACTTGTAGACGCAGCTATAGTCTTCCTCGAGCTTGCATCTCGCTCAGACCAGCACAAAAAAAAGAATGTTTACCGGAGTGCCAGGGGCGATGAAGTTAACGCTGAGCGGCTACGTGTTGTTCTCGACGAAAAATGGTTGTCCGATGAT gtcattgatggttacattgGGCATTTGAACCTCCGTGTTGGGGATGATCGCTTCTTGTGTCCAGCATGGAGATCAAAATATCTAGTAGACCGGGCAATTGCCGGAGACAAACCCAAAGAATCCAGCAAGAACATGGATAGCGCGATG gtttatTTTCCACTCAACATTGGCAATACACACTGGACGACCGTTGTCATGCACACACCGAAGCAAGAATTCCAAGTTCTCGACTCGCTTTATCCTCTAGAGTTTACGTTGGAGACTGTTGAGGCACTT CGGCGCCAAATTGCAGATGACATGCAAGTGGCCAACGAAGTCACGAGTGGAAATCATCCCGACGTTTCAAAGTGGCCGATATTAGAGTACGACATGCCGCAGCAACATGACGG GAACTCTTGTGGATTGTTTGTGATGGAATGCATGGAGCATTGGGATGGGGACCGGATGACTGCAGAGATTTCACAG GTGTAG